One part of the Spartinivicinus poritis genome encodes these proteins:
- the elbB gene encoding isoprenoid biosynthesis glyoxalase ElbB, with the protein MTKKVAVILSGCGFLDGAEIHESVLTLLNLDLLNINYQCFAVDIDQADVVNHLTGEATPEKRNVLVESARIARGNIKDISQLVTSEFDALILPGGYGVAKNLSNFATKGATMDMPESVQKACQSFATNNKPIGLICIAPALAGKIFGEPVRCTIGNDEETAAALEQMNVIHQNCVVNDIVVDEKHKLVTTPAYMLASRISEAADGIAKLVKQVIAFI; encoded by the coding sequence ATGACCAAAAAAGTAGCTGTTATTCTGTCTGGCTGTGGCTTTCTTGATGGCGCTGAAATTCATGAGTCTGTTTTAACCCTACTTAACCTTGACTTATTAAATATAAATTATCAGTGTTTCGCTGTTGATATAGATCAAGCCGATGTTGTCAATCACTTAACTGGTGAAGCTACTCCAGAAAAACGTAATGTCTTGGTTGAATCAGCAAGAATTGCTCGCGGTAACATAAAGGATATAAGCCAATTAGTTACCAGTGAATTTGATGCACTAATATTACCTGGCGGATACGGTGTAGCTAAAAATTTGTCCAATTTTGCAACTAAAGGGGCCACAATGGATATGCCAGAAAGTGTTCAAAAAGCATGTCAATCATTTGCAACAAATAACAAGCCTATTGGTTTAATTTGCATTGCACCTGCACTTGCCGGCAAAATTTTTGGTGAGCCAGTGAGGTGCACTATTGGCAATGATGAAGAAACCGCAGCAGCATTAGAGCAAATGAACGTCATTCACCAAAATTGTGTAGTTAATGATATCGTTGTTGATGAAAAACATAAGCTGGTAACCACACCAGCCTATATGTTAGCCAGTCGCATTAGTGAAGCGGCAGATGGGATTGCTAAGTTGGTGAAGCAAGTCATTGCTTTTATTTAA
- a CDS encoding thioesterase family protein codes for MTTGYEEFLPEIKAAVMSFIDKVPFNQLVGMKITNVTPNLVEMHLPMKEDLIGNYITGILHGGVISSMIDVSGGAMALVGAFRKLEHVDIQERIQRLARVSTIDLRVDYLRPGRGESFYVSSTLLRSGNKVAVTRSEFYNNRNDLCAVGTGTYLCG; via the coding sequence ATGACTACTGGATATGAAGAATTTTTACCCGAAATTAAAGCTGCCGTCATGAGCTTTATTGATAAAGTTCCTTTCAACCAGTTAGTTGGTATGAAAATAACCAATGTCACTCCTAATTTAGTTGAAATGCACTTACCAATGAAAGAAGACTTGATTGGTAACTATATAACAGGCATTTTACATGGTGGCGTTATTTCATCTATGATTGATGTCAGCGGTGGCGCCATGGCGCTAGTAGGAGCATTTCGTAAGCTAGAACATGTTGATATTCAAGAACGTATCCAGCGTTTAGCCCGAGTGAGTACTATCGACTTACGAGTCGATTATTTACGCCCAGGCAGAGGAGAAAGTTTTTACGTTAGCTCAACATTATTAAGATCCGGTAATAAAGTAGCAGTGACTCGCTCAGAGTTTTATAACAATCGGAATGATCTATGCGCCGTAGGAACAGGAACCTATTTATGTGGGTAA
- a CDS encoding ABC transporter permease, with translation MTHHRFWFWLVCAVAIIVLLPITNLIISWSNFQTDIWLHLIETQLGQLLSNTFWLIFGVSIGVTGLGVGLAWLTAMCEFPGRRWLDWALMLPFAVPAYVMAFVFLGIFEFSGPIQTQLREWFGPGSYFPAIRSTGGVITVLSLVFYPYVYMLARSAFISQGRGLMDAARILGLTPWQAFFKVTLPMARPAIAAGLALALMETLADFGAVATFNYDTFTTAIYKAWYGFFNLQAAAQLATLLLLFVALAVFIEKNARGRARYNQDSQHLFHRYQLTGLLGIAASLFACLVVLIAFIIPITQLIIWVIKTGLTDVDNRFLSLVGHSLSLGAIAAVTTVTIALLLAIAQKQPNQRWLPKMINISTLGYALPGSVLAVGIMMGFSWLDNHIFAAWFNWMGEEPRQVLLGSLLALIVAYGIRFLAVAFGPVDSSLYNIKPSITEAARSLGANSKRIILHIYLPMMTPGVLTGALLVFVDVLKEMPATLLMRPFGWDTLAVRVYEMTSEGEWARAALPALTLVIVGLLPVILLMRRSNKY, from the coding sequence ATGACACATCATCGATTTTGGTTTTGGTTGGTTTGTGCTGTCGCTATCATCGTATTACTGCCAATCACGAATTTAATTATCAGTTGGAGCAACTTCCAAACAGATATCTGGCTTCATCTGATAGAAACTCAACTAGGTCAACTGCTGAGCAATACCTTTTGGCTGATTTTTGGTGTTTCTATTGGTGTAACAGGGCTTGGCGTAGGGCTTGCGTGGTTGACCGCCATGTGTGAGTTTCCTGGCCGTAGGTGGCTGGATTGGGCATTAATGCTACCTTTTGCTGTACCTGCCTACGTAATGGCATTTGTGTTTTTAGGGATATTTGAGTTCAGTGGTCCAATCCAAACCCAGTTGCGAGAATGGTTTGGCCCAGGCAGTTATTTTCCTGCTATTCGCAGCACCGGTGGGGTGATCACGGTATTATCTCTGGTATTTTACCCTTACGTTTACATGTTAGCCCGAAGTGCCTTTATCAGCCAAGGCCGCGGCTTAATGGATGCAGCCCGTATTTTAGGTTTAACCCCCTGGCAGGCTTTTTTCAAAGTAACCTTACCCATGGCACGCCCCGCTATTGCGGCTGGCTTGGCCTTGGCGCTGATGGAAACCCTGGCAGATTTTGGTGCTGTAGCCACCTTTAATTACGACACCTTTACTACTGCTATTTATAAAGCTTGGTATGGTTTTTTCAATTTACAGGCTGCGGCTCAGCTAGCTACCCTATTATTGCTATTTGTTGCCTTGGCCGTTTTTATTGAAAAAAATGCCCGCGGTAGAGCTCGCTACAATCAAGATAGCCAACACCTATTTCATCGCTATCAACTCACTGGCTTACTAGGCATTGCTGCAAGCTTGTTTGCCTGCTTAGTTGTCTTAATTGCCTTTATAATTCCAATAACTCAGTTAATTATCTGGGTGATAAAAACTGGTTTAACTGATGTTGATAACCGTTTTTTATCATTAGTTGGTCATAGCCTTAGTTTAGGTGCGATAGCAGCTGTTACTACAGTCACAATTGCCCTATTGCTAGCAATCGCTCAGAAACAGCCCAACCAACGCTGGTTACCTAAAATGATTAATATTTCTACCTTAGGCTATGCCCTGCCAGGCTCAGTATTAGCCGTAGGAATAATGATGGGGTTCAGCTGGCTTGATAACCATATTTTTGCTGCGTGGTTTAATTGGATGGGAGAGGAACCACGACAGGTGTTACTAGGCAGCCTGTTAGCATTAATTGTTGCTTATGGAATTCGCTTTTTAGCCGTTGCTTTTGGCCCAGTAGACAGCAGCTTATACAACATCAAACCTTCCATCACTGAAGCTGCGCGTAGCCTTGGCGCTAATTCAAAACGTATTATCTTACATATTTATTTGCCTATGATGACACCCGGCGTGTTGACTGGAGCACTACTGGTATTTGTTGACGTATTAAAAGAAATGCCTGCAACCTTACTAATGCGCCCTTTTGGCTGGGATACCCTGGCAGTAAGAGTGTATGAAATGACATCTGAGGGTGAGTGGGCAAGAGCAGCACTACCTGCACTAACTTTAGTGATTGTTGGTTTATTGCCTGTTATTTTATTAATGCGACGCTCGAATAAGTATTAA
- a CDS encoding radical SAM protein has protein sequence MGDIITSSEARSTEWNYTSKGEKRGYIQPRGLDELWFHIGTACNLSCSFCLEGSKPGDNRLQLMRLTDVKPFIHEALTLGVQQFSFTGGEPFVAKDMVKILNYAAQYKPCLVLTNGTDPVLKRMNSILSLKDTKYPIAFRISLDDISPQLHDQERGEGSFEKSLQSLQLLHHNGFKVSIARQMVNPNEDKVKQDQVFYQLLSQYGLPDSINIIAFPNFFQPGSTVEVPEISETCMTTYHTEESRQQFMCAYSKMLVKINGKIKVYACTLVDDDKDYEIADTLTEAMTARISLKHHRCFSCFAHGASCSE, from the coding sequence GTGGGCGATATCATAACCAGCAGTGAAGCAAGAAGTACTGAGTGGAACTATACCAGCAAAGGAGAAAAACGGGGTTATATTCAACCCCGAGGTTTAGATGAACTGTGGTTTCATATTGGTACAGCTTGTAACTTGTCTTGTTCGTTTTGTTTAGAAGGCTCTAAGCCTGGTGACAATCGATTACAGTTGATGCGTCTGACGGATGTTAAGCCTTTTATTCATGAGGCATTGACGTTAGGTGTACAACAGTTTTCCTTTACTGGTGGAGAGCCATTTGTAGCCAAGGATATGGTTAAAATACTTAATTATGCGGCACAATATAAGCCCTGTTTGGTATTAACTAATGGTACTGACCCAGTACTCAAAAGAATGAACAGTATTTTATCTTTAAAAGATACTAAATATCCCATTGCGTTTCGGATTAGTTTGGATGACATAAGCCCACAATTACATGATCAGGAAAGAGGAGAAGGCTCATTTGAGAAATCTCTGCAGAGCCTTCAATTACTCCATCACAATGGTTTTAAAGTTTCTATCGCGCGACAAATGGTTAATCCTAATGAAGATAAGGTCAAGCAGGACCAGGTTTTTTATCAACTATTGAGCCAGTATGGTTTGCCTGATAGCATAAATATTATTGCATTTCCAAATTTCTTTCAGCCAGGTAGTACAGTGGAAGTACCAGAAATAAGCGAAACTTGTATGACTACTTATCATACAGAAGAAAGCAGACAACAGTTTATGTGTGCTTATAGTAAAATGCTAGTTAAGATAAATGGTAAAATCAAAGTGTATGCTTGTACCCTGGTGGATGATGATAAAGACTATGAAATAGCTGATACTCTAACAGAAGCTATGACGGCAAGGATAAGCTTAAAGCATCATCGTTGTTTTAGTTGCTTTGCTCATGGAGCAAGCTGTAGTGAATAA
- a CDS encoding substrate-binding periplasmic protein produces the protein MRIRKIMVLLLLVSFGLSGSLVLAQCQKKMFLIAWNGYEPFLYQNENKEVTGLDTIVIKNVFDRAGCKYQFIEMPWKRSLLEIKQGNLDMLPTASITDERKKYALFSDEYRDEEYRIIIRKGEAKEWPLKKLSDIVSLKMRILVELGAWLGDEYNAARKKENFEQLLLKMPLVDHRALKMLLASHVDGLIMEPPTAKFKAMELGNLDRIDVHPYIVNADPVYFMFSKKTVSPKDIEKINKALLEYKNTAEYKALYDFNK, from the coding sequence TTGCGAATCAGAAAAATAATGGTGTTATTGTTGCTGGTGAGTTTTGGACTATCTGGTTCACTTGTACTGGCTCAATGTCAAAAAAAAATGTTCTTAATAGCCTGGAATGGTTATGAGCCTTTTTTATACCAAAATGAGAATAAAGAAGTCACTGGGCTTGATACAATAGTAATTAAGAATGTATTTGATAGAGCTGGCTGTAAATATCAATTTATAGAAATGCCCTGGAAGCGGTCTTTGTTAGAAATTAAGCAAGGCAACTTGGATATGCTGCCTACTGCCTCAATCACGGATGAAAGAAAAAAATACGCTCTATTTAGTGATGAATATCGTGATGAAGAATATCGAATTATTATACGAAAAGGAGAGGCAAAGGAATGGCCGCTCAAAAAACTGTCTGATATTGTTAGCTTAAAGATGCGTATTCTGGTTGAGTTAGGTGCATGGCTCGGGGATGAGTATAATGCAGCTAGAAAAAAGGAAAACTTTGAACAATTATTGCTAAAAATGCCCCTAGTGGATCACAGGGCACTAAAAATGCTGTTAGCCAGTCATGTAGATGGTCTTATTATGGAACCTCCCACTGCAAAGTTTAAAGCAATGGAGCTAGGAAATTTGGATAGAATTGATGTTCATCCGTATATAGTCAATGCTGATCCCGTTTACTTTATGTTTAGTAAAAAAACTGTTAGTCCCAAAGACATAGAAAAAATTAATAAAGCATTATTAGAATATAAAAATACAGCTGAATATAAGGCGTTGTACGACTTTAATAAATAA
- a CDS encoding extracellular solute-binding protein: MLKSLKHTCLAATAVISAFTSIYVAAEEKLVVYTARKEHLVKPLFDLYTKQTGVKIDYITDSAGPLITRLQAEGKNTPADLLITVDAGNLWQAQDKGVLQPVKSETLEQNIPAHLRDPNNNWFGLSVRARTMVYATDRVKPAELSTYANLADKKWDGRLCLRTSKKVYNQSLVATIIERLGKEKTEQVVKGWVNNLAAPVFSNDTMAMEAVAAGQCDVTVVNTYYYGRLLKEKPDTKLKLFWANQKTTGTHVNVSGAGVTKYAKHKAAAVKFLEWLSTPTAQKIFADANMEYPASSSVKPAKLVASWGEFKADQLNVEIAGRKQAEAIKLMDRAGYK; the protein is encoded by the coding sequence ATGCTCAAATCTCTCAAGCACACCTGCCTGGCAGCTACTGCGGTTATCAGCGCATTCACCTCTATTTATGTAGCAGCCGAGGAAAAACTAGTCGTATATACCGCTCGTAAAGAGCATCTAGTAAAGCCCCTGTTTGACTTATACACCAAGCAAACTGGTGTAAAAATTGACTATATTACTGATAGTGCTGGTCCTTTAATTACACGGCTTCAAGCTGAAGGTAAAAACACCCCCGCAGACCTGCTCATTACTGTTGATGCAGGAAACCTCTGGCAAGCTCAAGACAAGGGCGTACTGCAGCCAGTTAAGTCAGAAACTCTAGAACAAAACATCCCTGCTCATCTACGCGACCCCAACAATAACTGGTTTGGCTTATCAGTTCGGGCTCGCACCATGGTGTACGCAACTGATCGAGTCAAGCCGGCAGAACTATCAACCTATGCCAACTTAGCAGACAAAAAATGGGATGGCCGACTGTGCTTACGCACCTCCAAAAAAGTTTATAACCAGTCATTAGTAGCCACCATCATTGAAAGACTGGGCAAAGAAAAAACCGAGCAAGTGGTGAAAGGCTGGGTAAATAACTTAGCAGCCCCAGTATTTTCTAACGACACCATGGCAATGGAAGCTGTCGCAGCAGGCCAATGTGATGTAACTGTCGTCAATACCTATTACTATGGCCGCTTATTAAAAGAAAAGCCGGACACCAAATTAAAGTTATTCTGGGCTAACCAGAAAACCACTGGCACACATGTGAATGTATCTGGTGCTGGGGTAACTAAATATGCTAAACACAAGGCAGCTGCCGTGAAATTTTTGGAATGGTTAAGCACCCCCACTGCACAAAAGATTTTTGCTGACGCTAATATGGAATATCCAGCCAGTAGTTCAGTTAAACCAGCTAAGTTAGTGGCAAGCTGGGGAGAATTTAAAGCAGACCAACTGAATGTTGAAATTGCAGGCAGAAAACAAGCAGAAGCTATTAAGTTAATGGATCGGGCTGGTTATAAATAA
- a CDS encoding sensor histidine kinase yields MLLSKQKYGAIARRLLIAVVGVSTTIAILTTSVQLGLDYWEDMRRMNGVFQQIKASSVPSIMRSVWLFDEPQIKIQLDAFVQIPEVVYAEIRQDDEVVWKAGEIEADRTLKEEEFELIAKPLNSSPIDLGKLKVVADMSQIYSRLIDKFAVILVSNSIKTAIVAVVILLVFWNLVTRHLIRMSEYLKSTEPGDAKKKLTLLRGPSKENDELDILVKAINDNYQHYASNKHYPGISDNEGIFYKKIGEEPLKQDNSISNALQQQKQDVLVETEKMAALGGLLEGITQDIEHPLTTSKTATKALQNQLIEAEHQCDEESVNKNVILALLHNCQNHIKTLTSNLNSVHRMTANIRRFASGREKVVFKNVKLKEEVEEVVDAVLSQHPTKNINTIINIDEAILLSTYPAAIHQLLINLVTNALQHGFEEGAVGVLKVAAEEKGDTVVLTIADDGKGMDPETLAHIFDPFFTTKVNKGGTGLGMYIVYNIVTQKLQGTIICESQPDKGAKFIISLPSLEFANVIDLGAG; encoded by the coding sequence ATGCTGCTTAGTAAACAGAAATATGGAGCCATTGCCAGACGACTACTCATCGCTGTCGTTGGGGTGAGTACTACAATTGCTATTTTAACCACTAGTGTACAGCTAGGGCTTGATTATTGGGAAGACATGCGTCGAATGAACGGTGTTTTTCAACAAATTAAGGCTTCTAGTGTGCCAAGTATTATGCGTTCAGTATGGTTATTTGATGAACCTCAAATCAAAATTCAGCTAGATGCGTTTGTTCAAATTCCAGAAGTAGTATATGCCGAAATTCGCCAGGACGATGAAGTTGTTTGGAAGGCTGGTGAAATCGAAGCAGATCGAACCTTAAAAGAAGAAGAATTTGAGCTTATTGCTAAGCCTCTTAACTCATCTCCAATTGACTTAGGAAAGTTGAAAGTTGTTGCTGATATGAGCCAGATTTATAGTCGGCTTATAGATAAATTTGCAGTTATTCTAGTTTCAAATAGCATAAAAACAGCAATTGTAGCAGTAGTTATCTTACTCGTATTTTGGAACCTTGTGACGCGCCATCTAATTAGAATGTCCGAATACTTAAAAAGCACTGAACCAGGTGATGCGAAGAAAAAGCTGACTCTATTGCGAGGGCCAAGTAAAGAAAATGATGAGCTGGATATATTAGTTAAAGCAATAAACGATAATTATCAGCATTATGCAAGTAATAAGCACTATCCAGGTATTTCTGATAACGAAGGTATTTTTTATAAAAAAATTGGCGAAGAACCTCTCAAGCAAGATAATAGTATTTCTAATGCATTACAACAACAAAAGCAAGACGTTCTCGTTGAAACGGAAAAAATGGCTGCACTAGGAGGGCTACTAGAAGGTATAACTCAGGATATTGAGCATCCTTTAACAACAAGCAAGACGGCTACTAAGGCACTTCAAAATCAGTTAATAGAAGCTGAGCATCAGTGTGACGAAGAGTCAGTAAATAAAAATGTTATTTTAGCGCTTCTCCATAATTGTCAGAATCATATTAAAACCCTTACTTCAAATTTAAACTCTGTACACCGAATGACTGCTAATATTCGGCGATTTGCCAGTGGTAGGGAAAAAGTTGTCTTTAAAAATGTAAAATTAAAGGAAGAAGTAGAAGAGGTTGTAGATGCTGTGCTGTCCCAACACCCAACAAAAAATATTAACACTATCATCAATATTGATGAAGCTATTCTTTTATCCACTTACCCGGCAGCAATTCACCAGTTATTAATAAACCTGGTTACCAATGCACTGCAGCATGGTTTTGAAGAGGGAGCTGTAGGAGTACTGAAAGTGGCCGCTGAGGAAAAGGGAGATACAGTTGTATTAACAATAGCAGATGATGGTAAAGGTATGGACCCTGAAACACTTGCCCATATCTTTGATCCTTTTTTTACAACAAAAGTAAACAAAGGCGGAACAGGGCTTGGTATGTACATAGTTTACAATATTGTTACTCAAAAATTACAAGGAACTATTATTTGTGAAAGCCAGCCAGACAAAGGTGCCAAGTTTATTATTTCACTCCCTTCGTTAGAATTTGCTAATGTTATTGATTTAGGTGCAGGATAA
- the gcvH gene encoding glycine cleavage system protein GcvH: protein MSNIPSELRYVSSHEWIRLESDGTAVIGITDHAQEQLGDVVFVELPDLGANLSASDDAGVVESVKAASDIYAPISGEVVAVNEALEDEPELVNSDPYGDGWFFKVKLTSEEEISELLDAEGYAELCESEE, encoded by the coding sequence ATGAGTAATATTCCTTCAGAATTACGTTATGTAAGCTCCCATGAATGGATTCGACTGGAAAGCGATGGCACTGCTGTTATTGGAATCACTGACCATGCCCAGGAACAACTAGGTGATGTCGTATTTGTCGAACTACCTGACCTAGGTGCAAATTTGTCCGCCAGTGATGATGCAGGTGTTGTTGAATCAGTTAAAGCAGCTTCAGATATTTACGCTCCAATATCAGGTGAAGTAGTCGCTGTTAATGAAGCATTAGAAGATGAGCCCGAGCTGGTCAACTCTGACCCTTATGGTGATGGATGGTTTTTTAAGGTAAAACTTACTAGTGAAGAAGAAATAAGCGAGCTATTAGATGCAGAAGGCTACGCTGAGCTATGTGAAAGTGAAGAGTAA
- a CDS encoding fructosamine kinase family protein, protein MPTLNTQLLTTIDKLISCKLNKDFHTITTYPIHGGDINQAFKLEGSKQQLFLKLQSGMPSDWFQQEFNGLTAILATKAINAPEPVIFGEYEDNQFLVLKYLNLITTGDWFQYGEQLAHLHKINNGKQHYGWPDDNFIGHTAQKNSWNNEWANFFAQQRIGYQLEIATSNGYMLAAPNQQIIDVIYNQLAEHQPLASLVHGDLWKGNTGFTETGPVLFDPACYYADREVDLAMTELFERLPDAFYQGYQAVYPLEKGYQQRKSIYNLYHLINHLNLFGRGYLGSVNSTIRQLI, encoded by the coding sequence ATGCCAACTTTAAATACTCAGCTACTAACAACTATCGACAAACTCATCAGTTGCAAGCTTAATAAGGACTTTCACACTATAACAACCTACCCTATTCATGGAGGTGATATTAACCAAGCTTTTAAACTGGAAGGCTCTAAGCAGCAACTTTTTCTTAAGCTGCAATCTGGCATGCCATCTGACTGGTTTCAACAAGAGTTCAATGGACTAACTGCTATTCTGGCTACAAAAGCAATAAATGCTCCAGAGCCAGTAATATTTGGTGAGTATGAGGATAACCAGTTCCTTGTTTTGAAATACCTCAATCTCATCACCACAGGAGATTGGTTTCAATATGGCGAGCAGCTAGCACACTTGCACAAAATAAATAACGGTAAACAACACTATGGTTGGCCCGATGATAATTTTATTGGGCATACAGCTCAAAAAAATAGTTGGAATAATGAGTGGGCAAATTTTTTTGCCCAACAACGCATTGGATATCAACTGGAAATAGCAACCAGTAATGGCTATATGCTTGCTGCACCCAACCAACAGATTATTGATGTTATTTACAATCAATTAGCAGAGCATCAACCACTAGCATCTTTAGTGCATGGTGATTTATGGAAAGGCAACACCGGTTTTACAGAAACTGGGCCAGTACTGTTTGATCCTGCTTGTTATTACGCAGATCGAGAAGTTGACCTTGCCATGACAGAGTTGTTTGAACGCTTACCCGACGCATTCTATCAAGGCTATCAAGCTGTTTATCCACTTGAAAAAGGCTATCAACAAAGAAAATCAATATATAACCTCTACCATTTAATTAACCACTTGAACTTATTTGGCAGAGGCTACTTAGGATCAGTCAATAGTACCATTCGTCAGCTAATATAA
- a CDS encoding C40 family peptidase yields the protein MPITQLRLTALTLLTGCLLTLLSACSFSPTITEDPLPASASEQAITKRLEQHYQHWQKVPYRYGGTNKSGIDCSSFVQQTYKTVFKIQLPRSTKQQARTGKTVSLKSRRSGDLLFFKTSRNYQHVGIYLGNNRFLHVSKSKGVIISKLNQPYWQRHYWKTTRVL from the coding sequence ATGCCTATAACTCAACTAAGACTTACTGCATTAACCCTGCTAACTGGCTGTTTGCTCACTTTACTTTCTGCATGCAGCTTTTCACCAACAATAACAGAAGATCCGCTTCCTGCATCAGCTTCTGAACAAGCCATTACCAAAAGACTTGAACAGCATTATCAGCACTGGCAAAAGGTACCCTACCGGTATGGTGGAACCAATAAATCAGGAATTGATTGCTCATCCTTTGTTCAGCAAACATATAAAACCGTCTTTAAAATTCAACTACCCAGATCAACGAAACAGCAAGCTCGTACAGGTAAAACAGTTTCATTAAAAAGCCGTCGATCAGGAGATTTGCTATTTTTTAAAACTAGCCGTAATTATCAACATGTTGGAATATACTTGGGAAACAATCGCTTTTTACATGTATCCAAATCCAAAGGGGTAATTATATCTAAGCTTAATCAGCCCTATTGGCAACGACACTATTGGAAAACAACACGAGTTTTGTAA
- a CDS encoding DUF3011 domain-containing protein, whose translation MKKISANYLLAGLLLTSAQQGLADSPHHFSQYIEDPELAAAVGFRTIYPTCESHDHKPAVCLLGNLKIQHTNVKKRLSRASCNNSTWSAYGNQITVTKGCRAIFEVVTNLNVDPISVNCSSNNKKYKECRLPLSIKGAWLIKRHSKSLCQQNKDWGAYDNILWVKNGCRATFQAF comes from the coding sequence ATGAAAAAAATCAGTGCTAACTATTTATTAGCAGGCTTGTTATTAACATCCGCTCAACAAGGGTTGGCAGACTCACCTCATCATTTTAGCCAATATATTGAAGATCCAGAACTCGCTGCCGCTGTAGGCTTTCGCACTATTTATCCAACTTGTGAAAGCCATGACCACAAACCAGCGGTTTGCTTGTTAGGCAATTTAAAAATTCAACATACTAACGTAAAAAAACGCCTTTCTAGAGCTAGCTGTAACAATAGCACCTGGTCTGCATATGGAAATCAAATTACCGTTACTAAAGGCTGTCGCGCTATCTTTGAGGTTGTTACAAATCTAAACGTTGACCCAATTAGCGTTAATTGCAGCAGCAATAATAAAAAGTATAAAGAATGTCGATTACCATTAAGTATTAAAGGAGCCTGGCTAATAAAGCGACACTCAAAATCTTTATGCCAACAAAATAAGGACTGGGGAGCCTATGATAACATACTATGGGTTAAGAATGGTTGCCGCGCTACCTTCCAGGCATTTTAA
- a CDS encoding methyltransferase domain-containing protein produces MHQTVKNYYGKVLQNSQDLKTNACTTDTKLPLHIRQALANVHETVLSRYYGCGLVAPEVLAGCKILDLGCGAGRDCYVLAQLVGEAGHVAGVDMTDEQLAIASQFLEYHQQQFGFKASNVAFYKGYIENLAENSFDVIISNCVINLSPDKESVLKQAYRLLKPGGEMYFADVYADRRISPELVDDPVLYGECLSGALYWQDFLTIAKQAGFIDPRLVSDRVIKIEQSEIKQKLANTNFYSATYRLFKLPELDSNCEDYGQAVIYNGAIPYNEEQFVLDKHHIIEAGKVFPVCGNTWRMLAETRFKPYFQFIGDFSKHYGAFQGCGITLPFAKDESEATAAACC; encoded by the coding sequence ATGCATCAAACTGTCAAAAATTACTATGGAAAAGTCTTACAAAACTCACAAGATTTAAAAACCAATGCTTGCACTACAGATACAAAACTACCTCTCCATATTCGACAAGCCCTTGCTAATGTTCACGAAACCGTATTGAGTCGATACTACGGATGTGGATTAGTAGCGCCAGAAGTGTTAGCAGGCTGCAAAATTTTAGATTTAGGCTGTGGTGCTGGCCGTGATTGCTATGTTTTAGCCCAATTAGTAGGGGAGGCGGGACATGTAGCAGGAGTAGATATGACAGATGAACAATTGGCTATTGCATCCCAGTTTTTGGAGTATCATCAACAGCAGTTTGGTTTTAAAGCCAGCAATGTAGCCTTTTATAAAGGCTATATCGAAAACTTGGCAGAAAACTCTTTTGATGTGATTATCTCTAATTGTGTAATTAATTTATCACCAGATAAGGAGTCGGTGTTAAAACAAGCATATCGCTTATTAAAACCTGGTGGAGAAATGTACTTTGCTGATGTTTATGCTGATCGGCGAATTTCACCTGAACTAGTTGATGACCCTGTATTATATGGTGAGTGTCTAAGTGGTGCGCTTTATTGGCAGGATTTTTTAACTATAGCTAAACAAGCTGGATTTATAGATCCAAGATTAGTTAGTGATAGAGTGATAAAAATAGAGCAGAGCGAAATTAAACAAAAATTAGCCAATACTAATTTTTATTCAGCCACTTACCGGTTATTTAAGTTGCCAGAATTAGATAGTAATTGTGAAGATTATGGGCAGGCGGTTATTTATAATGGAGCTATCCCTTATAACGAAGAACAGTTTGTTCTTGATAAGCATCACATTATTGAAGCTGGTAAAGTATTTCCAGTCTGTGGTAATACCTGGCGTATGCTAGCTGAAACTCGATTTAAACCTTACTTTCAATTTATTGGTGATTTCTCAAAGCATTATGGTGCTTTTCAAGGTTGTGGTATAACACTGCCATTTGCTAAGGATGAATCAGAAGCAACAGCAGCAGCTTGTTGCTAA